Proteins encoded within one genomic window of Aurantiacibacter spongiae:
- a CDS encoding MFS transporter, translating into MSSGPEHQRADDGTSAQPSSPLRIHNFRAYLVARFTMMVGQYAMMLIIGWQTYTLARQGGMDEFGASGRLALIGLLQFLPLFVLSPFSGLVADRFDRKTVSRMTIGLQFVCAATLAWLTWTDAIALRWLFVVAILLGVVRAFNGPALSALAPNLVPKAILPNAIALSSIAWQTGMIVGPAIGGYAYDAEPALPYAIAAALFLFGILAITTIGKVPRSPITGAQRPIGQVIDGWRYVIHNRMVLGAITLDLMAVFLAGATALFSPFAYDILEVGETGLAQLAAAPAVGAAVTAIWFSFRPLKTNVGPKMLWAVVAFGVATVVFGFSRTMPLSLAALFVVGAADMFSVYIRQSLVQLHTPDDKRGRVSSASLLTISASNEGGDAFSGFLASLLGPATAVIAGGIGAIVTVGLWARLFPVLRHTRTFDPPAALRDEIPEEKLQEQVP; encoded by the coding sequence GTGAGCAGCGGCCCGGAACACCAGCGCGCGGATGACGGAACATCCGCACAGCCTTCCAGCCCCCTGCGCATTCACAATTTCCGCGCCTATCTGGTCGCCCGGTTCACCATGATGGTCGGCCAGTACGCGATGATGCTCATCATCGGCTGGCAGACCTATACCCTCGCACGCCAGGGCGGAATGGACGAGTTCGGCGCATCCGGACGGCTTGCGCTGATCGGTCTGCTGCAATTCCTGCCACTTTTCGTGCTATCGCCCTTCTCCGGTCTCGTGGCCGACCGGTTCGACCGCAAGACCGTATCGCGCATGACGATCGGCCTGCAATTCGTTTGCGCCGCAACGCTTGCCTGGCTTACCTGGACCGACGCGATCGCACTGCGCTGGCTGTTCGTCGTCGCGATCCTGCTCGGCGTGGTACGGGCATTCAACGGGCCGGCCCTGTCGGCGCTGGCACCAAATCTCGTGCCCAAGGCGATCCTGCCCAACGCCATCGCACTATCCTCGATAGCGTGGCAGACCGGCATGATCGTCGGCCCGGCGATCGGTGGATACGCCTATGACGCCGAGCCTGCCCTGCCCTACGCCATCGCGGCGGCACTTTTCCTGTTCGGCATCCTCGCGATCACGACCATCGGCAAGGTACCGCGTTCGCCGATTACCGGAGCGCAACGGCCCATCGGTCAGGTCATTGACGGGTGGCGCTATGTCATTCACAACCGCATGGTTCTGGGCGCGATCACGCTGGACCTGATGGCGGTATTCCTGGCCGGCGCGACCGCGCTGTTTTCCCCTTTCGCCTACGACATCCTCGAAGTGGGCGAGACCGGGCTTGCCCAGCTGGCCGCCGCGCCGGCGGTGGGGGCCGCAGTCACCGCGATCTGGTTCAGCTTCCGTCCGCTCAAGACCAATGTCGGGCCGAAGATGCTGTGGGCCGTCGTGGCCTTCGGTGTGGCGACGGTGGTGTTCGGGTTCTCCCGCACAATGCCGCTTAGCCTCGCGGCGCTGTTCGTGGTCGGCGCGGCGGACATGTTCTCGGTCTATATTCGCCAGTCGCTGGTGCAATTGCATACGCCTGACGACAAGCGCGGCCGCGTTTCCTCCGCCAGCTTGCTCACGATCAGCGCCTCGAACGAAGGGGGAGACGCGTTTTCGGGCTTTCTCGCCAGCCTGCTGGGTCCGGCCACGGCAGTCATCGCGGGCGGTATCGGTGCCATTGTCACGGTAGGACTGTGGGCGCGGCTTTTCCCCGTTCTGCGTCATACCCGGACCTTCGACCCGCCTGCCGCATTGAGAGACGAGATACCGGAAGAAAAATTGCAGGAACAGGTTCCATGA
- the cysK gene encoding cysteine synthase A produces MKFDNVLQSIGNTPHIRLSRLFPDHEVWVKSERANPGGSIKDRIALAMVEDAEKSGDLKPGGTIIEPTSGNTGIGLAMVAAVKGYKLVLVMPESMSVERRRLMLAYGASFDLTPKEGGMKGAIERANELVGETPGAWMPQQFDNPANYMVHTRTTAKEILDDFAASPIDVMITGVGTGGHITGCAEELKKVWPDLKAYAVEPEASPVISGGQPGPHPIQGIGAGFIPENLHTRSIDGAIKVDAEKAKDMARRCAAEEGLLVGISSGATLAAIDSKLPDLEAGSRVLGFNYDTGERYLSVPDFLPET; encoded by the coding sequence ATGAAATTCGACAACGTCCTCCAGTCCATTGGCAATACCCCGCATATCCGCCTGTCGCGGCTCTTCCCCGATCACGAGGTCTGGGTGAAGAGCGAGCGGGCCAATCCCGGCGGTTCCATCAAGGATCGCATTGCCCTCGCAATGGTCGAGGACGCAGAGAAGTCGGGCGACCTCAAGCCCGGCGGGACCATCATCGAACCGACCAGCGGCAATACCGGGATCGGTCTGGCGATGGTGGCTGCGGTCAAGGGCTACAAACTCGTCCTCGTCATGCCGGAAAGCATGAGCGTGGAGCGGCGCCGCCTGATGCTCGCATATGGTGCCAGTTTCGATCTCACCCCCAAGGAAGGCGGGATGAAGGGTGCCATCGAGAGGGCGAACGAACTGGTCGGCGAAACCCCCGGCGCCTGGATGCCGCAGCAATTCGACAACCCGGCCAACTACATGGTTCACACGCGCACGACGGCCAAGGAAATCCTCGACGATTTCGCTGCCAGCCCGATCGACGTCATGATCACGGGCGTGGGAACCGGCGGGCACATTACCGGTTGCGCGGAAGAATTGAAGAAGGTCTGGCCCGATCTGAAGGCCTACGCCGTCGAACCCGAAGCCTCACCTGTCATTTCCGGCGGTCAGCCCGGCCCCCACCCCATCCAGGGAATCGGAGCGGGATTCATTCCGGAAAACCTCCATACAAGGTCCATCGACGGCGCCATCAAGGTCGACGCCGAAAAAGCGAAGGATATGGCCCGGCGCTGCGCCGCGGAAGAAGGGCTCCTGGTCGGCATCAGCAGCGGCGCCACACTGGCCGCTATCGACTCCAAACTGCCCGACCTCGAAGCCGGGAGCCGCGTGCTCGGTTTCAATTACGATACCGGCGAACGATATTTGTCGGTTCCCGATTTCCTGCCCGAAACCTGA
- the hisI gene encoding phosphoribosyl-AMP cyclohydrolase codes for MACDDNRQEEDTAFLPRFDGNGLLSAVAQDCETGEILMLAFMNAEALAATRATGLAHFHSRSRGTLWQKGETSGNVLHVEQILVDCDQDALVLKVRPAGPACHTGARSCFYRQLEGEQLVRMDDA; via the coding sequence ATCGCTTGCGATGACAATCGGCAGGAAGAGGATACTGCGTTTCTTCCCAGGTTCGATGGCAACGGCTTGTTGAGCGCCGTTGCGCAGGACTGCGAAACTGGCGAGATCCTGATGCTGGCCTTCATGAATGCAGAGGCGCTGGCGGCCACGCGTGCGACGGGGCTCGCCCACTTCCATTCCCGCTCGCGCGGCACACTCTGGCAGAAGGGCGAGACGTCGGGCAACGTCCTTCATGTCGAACAGATCCTCGTCGATTGCGATCAGGACGCGCTGGTCCTGAAGGTTCGCCCCGCCGGACCGGCGTGCCATACGGGTGCGCGCAGTTGCTTTTACCGGCAGCTCGAAGGGGAACAGCTCGTGCGAATGGACGACGCCTGA
- a CDS encoding ComF family protein → MTVARTLSQSLAPLVDLVYPPRCPVCGDGIGAQTGLCLECWNSLAVPGEPACSLCQMPASHDEVTPEGAVCRTCRMQRPEHDGIAAATLYNDTARKLVLSFKHGNRIALAPVLARLIVSRLPGVDEDWVAVPVPLHRSRLWRRGYNQSALLAREIARRTGARLCVDALKRLRATPSLGGLDRAGRADVLAGAIALDPRRAGIVSGARVLVVDDVLTSGATSTACVRALKDGGAAKVVIACFSRVLAGGE, encoded by the coding sequence ATGACGGTCGCCCGCACCCTGTCGCAATCCCTCGCGCCGCTGGTCGACCTTGTCTATCCGCCGCGGTGCCCGGTCTGTGGCGATGGCATTGGCGCACAGACGGGCCTGTGCCTGGAGTGCTGGAATTCGCTGGCAGTTCCGGGCGAACCGGCATGTTCCCTGTGCCAGATGCCCGCCTCCCATGACGAAGTAACGCCGGAAGGCGCGGTTTGCCGCACGTGCCGGATGCAGCGCCCCGAGCATGACGGTATCGCCGCGGCGACGCTCTACAACGATACGGCGCGCAAGCTGGTGCTGTCGTTCAAGCATGGCAACCGGATCGCGCTCGCCCCCGTCCTCGCGAGGCTCATCGTATCGCGATTGCCCGGGGTCGACGAAGACTGGGTCGCGGTGCCCGTGCCGCTCCACCGCTCACGGCTGTGGCGCCGGGGCTACAACCAGTCGGCGCTGCTCGCCAGGGAGATTGCCCGGCGAACCGGGGCGCGGCTTTGCGTGGACGCCCTGAAGCGTCTGCGTGCGACGCCGAGCCTGGGCGGCCTCGACCGGGCAGGACGGGCGGATGTGCTAGCTGGCGCCATCGCCCTCGATCCGCGGCGTGCGGGGATCGTGAGCGGAGCCAGGGTTCTGGTGGTGGACGACGTTCTGACGAGCGGAGCGACCAGCACGGCCTGCGTGCGCGCTCTCAAGGACGGGGGCGCAGCCAAGGTGGTGATAGCATGCTTTTCACGGGTTCTGGCGGGTGGCGAATGA
- a CDS encoding methyltransferase domain-containing protein: MASPPPRIFSGARRRARRRRALALQHSVAEPARFVLDDMIEDVGERLAFLRHEPNRSMVVGDWSGQLAAGLPGEVLERDIAGPDALDFEHPWPVGDFDCVVVLGLLDTVNDLPGALIHIRESLAPDGLAIACFPGSGSLPALRHAMLAAEPDRPAARLHPMVDSRAGAQLLQRAGWRDPVVDSHDLTVRYSSLDRLIGDLREQGLGNVLADPAPPLGEAAMQRARAAFTDLADPQGRVSETFSILTLSGRRAKPRF; this comes from the coding sequence ATGGCAAGCCCCCCTCCCCGCATCTTTTCCGGAGCGCGTCGCCGCGCTCGCCGCCGGCGGGCGTTGGCGCTGCAACACTCGGTTGCCGAACCCGCCCGGTTCGTGCTCGATGACATGATCGAGGATGTCGGTGAACGGCTCGCTTTCCTGCGCCACGAACCGAACCGCTCGATGGTCGTGGGAGATTGGAGCGGTCAGCTTGCCGCCGGTCTGCCGGGCGAGGTTCTCGAACGGGACATCGCGGGGCCGGACGCCCTCGATTTCGAACACCCCTGGCCCGTCGGAGACTTCGATTGCGTCGTCGTGCTCGGCCTGCTGGACACGGTGAACGACTTGCCCGGTGCCCTCATTCACATTCGCGAGTCCCTCGCTCCGGACGGGCTCGCCATCGCCTGTTTCCCCGGTTCGGGCAGCCTGCCAGCCCTTCGTCACGCCATGCTGGCTGCCGAGCCGGACAGGCCGGCGGCACGGCTGCATCCGATGGTGGACAGCCGCGCCGGCGCACAACTCCTGCAACGAGCCGGGTGGCGCGATCCGGTGGTCGATTCGCACGATCTCACCGTCCGCTATTCCAGCCTCGATCGCCTGATCGGCGACCTTCGCGAGCAAGGTCTGGGCAACGTCCTCGCAGACCCGGCTCCACCGCTTGGCGAGGCAGCGATGCAGCGGGCGCGCGCGGCCTTTACCGATCTTGCCGACCCGCAGGGGCGCGTCAGCGAGACATTCTCGATACTCACCCTCAGCGGGCGACGCGCCAAACCCCGTTTCTAG
- the ppdK gene encoding pyruvate, phosphate dikinase, producing MIQTVYHFGGDAPHDDERQKDKTVTGGKGANLAVMAGIGLPVPPGFTITTEESVRYLNEGEDFSDKLRADVAEAVAHIERSVGKKLGDPADPLLVSVRSGAQVSMPGMMDTVLNLGLNDETVEGLATSSGDARFAWDSYRRFIQMYSDVVLGLDHGAFEQAVEIAKEDKGYFSDTEMEADDWRAIVDEFKQIVRRERGEPFPQDVEAQLWGAIAAVFESWDSERAKIYRRLNAIPAEWGTAVNVQAMVFGNMGDTSATGVAFTRDPSTGERAYYGEWLVNAQGEDVVAGIRTPQYLTRARREAAGAKLPSMEEAMPEAYAELERVFDLLERHYRDMQDIEFTVQEGKLWMLQTRTGKRTARAALKMAVDMVEEGLIDEKAAVLRIDPMALDQLLHPALDPDAPRDVVAKGLPASPGAASGAIVLDADTAEQRANRGDAVILVRVETSPEDIHGMHAARGILTARGGMTSHAAVVARGMGRPCVSGASSVSINLADRKLRIGSRELKEGDVITLDGATGEVMAGEVPTIEPELAGDFGTLMDWADRYRRMAVRTNAETPEDCRTARGFGAQGIGLCRTEHMFFDTGRISAMRAMILADDERGRRAALERLLPEQRSDFAEIFRTMAGLPCTIRLLDPPLHEFLPSRDEEFQELASDLSVGVEHLKRRAGELHEFNPMLGHRGCRLGITFPEIYEMQARAIFEAACEVTGEGGDPVVPEIMIPLVATRRELDILRKLVERVAADVFEERGASVDYLVGTMIELPRAALMAGKIAKEAMFFSFGTNDLTQTALGVSRDDASRFLGPYVEKGIYQRDPFVSLDIEGVGELVRLAAERGRATRADIKLGICGEHGGDPASIDFCETTGLDYVSASPYRVPIARLAAAQAALRAS from the coding sequence ATGATTCAGACGGTCTATCACTTCGGCGGCGACGCGCCGCATGACGACGAACGCCAGAAGGACAAGACCGTCACCGGCGGAAAGGGCGCGAACCTGGCGGTGATGGCGGGCATCGGCCTGCCCGTACCGCCCGGTTTCACCATCACCACCGAGGAATCGGTGCGCTATCTGAACGAGGGCGAGGATTTCTCCGACAAGCTGCGCGCCGACGTCGCCGAGGCCGTTGCCCATATCGAGCGCAGCGTCGGCAAGAAGCTCGGCGACCCGGCCGATCCGCTGCTCGTCTCGGTCCGCTCGGGCGCGCAGGTGTCCATGCCGGGCATGATGGACACCGTGCTCAATCTCGGCCTGAACGACGAAACGGTGGAGGGCCTGGCCACCAGCAGCGGCGATGCGCGCTTCGCCTGGGACAGCTATCGCCGCTTCATCCAGATGTATTCCGACGTCGTCCTCGGCCTGGACCACGGCGCGTTCGAGCAGGCGGTGGAAATCGCCAAGGAAGACAAGGGCTATTTCTCCGACACCGAGATGGAAGCCGACGACTGGCGCGCCATCGTCGACGAATTCAAGCAGATCGTGCGGCGCGAACGCGGCGAACCCTTCCCGCAGGATGTCGAAGCGCAGCTGTGGGGCGCGATCGCCGCCGTGTTCGAAAGCTGGGATTCCGAGCGCGCCAAGATCTACCGCCGGCTGAACGCCATTCCCGCCGAATGGGGCACCGCGGTCAACGTTCAGGCCATGGTCTTCGGCAACATGGGCGATACCAGCGCCACGGGCGTGGCCTTCACCCGCGACCCGAGCACCGGCGAGCGAGCCTATTACGGCGAATGGCTTGTTAATGCGCAGGGGGAGGACGTGGTCGCCGGCATCCGCACGCCGCAATATCTGACGCGGGCACGCCGCGAAGCCGCCGGCGCGAAACTGCCCAGCATGGAAGAGGCGATGCCCGAAGCCTATGCCGAACTGGAACGGGTGTTCGATCTGCTCGAGCGGCATTACCGCGACATGCAGGACATCGAGTTCACGGTGCAGGAAGGCAAGCTGTGGATGCTGCAGACCCGCACGGGCAAGCGCACCGCCAGGGCCGCGCTCAAGATGGCCGTGGACATGGTCGAGGAAGGCCTGATCGACGAAAAGGCCGCTGTCCTTCGCATCGATCCGATGGCGCTCGACCAGTTGCTTCACCCCGCGCTCGATCCCGATGCGCCGCGCGACGTGGTGGCAAAGGGACTGCCGGCCTCGCCCGGAGCGGCCTCGGGCGCCATCGTGCTCGATGCCGATACCGCCGAACAGCGGGCCAATCGCGGCGACGCGGTCATCCTGGTGCGGGTGGAAACCAGCCCCGAGGATATTCACGGCATGCACGCCGCGCGGGGCATCCTTACCGCGCGCGGCGGCATGACCAGCCATGCGGCCGTGGTGGCGCGGGGGATGGGGCGGCCGTGCGTGTCGGGCGCCTCCAGCGTGTCCATCAACCTGGCAGACCGCAAGTTGCGCATCGGTTCGCGCGAACTGAAGGAGGGCGACGTCATAACCCTCGACGGCGCCACCGGAGAAGTGATGGCGGGCGAAGTGCCGACGATCGAACCGGAACTCGCGGGCGATTTCGGCACGCTGATGGACTGGGCGGACCGCTATCGCCGCATGGCGGTGCGCACCAACGCCGAAACGCCGGAGGATTGTCGCACTGCGCGCGGTTTCGGTGCGCAGGGCATCGGCCTGTGCCGCACCGAACACATGTTCTTCGACACAGGGCGCATTTCCGCCATGCGCGCCATGATCCTCGCCGACGACGAGCGCGGTCGCCGCGCCGCGCTCGAGCGGTTGCTCCCCGAACAGCGGAGCGATTTCGCCGAGATCTTCCGCACGATGGCGGGCCTGCCCTGCACGATCCGCCTGCTCGACCCGCCGCTCCACGAATTCCTGCCCTCGCGTGACGAAGAGTTTCAGGAACTTGCGAGCGATCTTTCTGTCGGCGTCGAGCATCTTAAGCGGCGCGCGGGCGAACTGCACGAATTCAACCCGATGCTCGGCCATCGCGGATGCCGTCTCGGGATCACCTTTCCCGAGATCTACGAAATGCAGGCCCGGGCGATCTTCGAGGCCGCTTGCGAGGTGACGGGCGAGGGTGGCGATCCCGTCGTCCCGGAAATCATGATTCCGCTGGTCGCCACCCGCCGCGAACTGGATATTCTCCGCAAGCTGGTGGAGCGCGTCGCGGCCGACGTGTTCGAAGAGCGGGGCGCGAGCGTCGATTATCTGGTCGGCACGATGATCGAACTGCCGCGCGCTGCGCTCATGGCGGGCAAGATCGCGAAGGAGGCGATGTTCTTTTCCTTCGGTACGAATGACCTGACGCAGACTGCTCTCGGCGTTTCGAGGGACGATGCGAGCCGGTTCCTCGGCCCCTATGTCGAGAAGGGCATCTATCAGCGCGACCCCTTCGTCAGCCTCGATATCGAAGGTGTGGGCGAACTGGTGCGGCTTGCGGCCGAGCGCGGACGGGCGACGCGCGCGGACATAAAGCTGGGCATTTGCGGAGAACATGGCGGCGATCCCGCCAGCATCGACTTCTGCGAGACGACCGGCCTCGATTACGTCAGCGCCTCACCCTACCGCGTGCCGATCGCCCGTCTCGCGGCGGCACAGGCGGCGCTTCGCGCGTCCTAG
- the glyS gene encoding glycine--tRNA ligase subunit beta gives MSDFLLELRSEEIPARMQPGARAELEKLFRREMDAAGIAPGEITVWSTPRRLVLIVRDLPGSTEAVSEELKGPPVGAPDQAVDGFARKAGLAREELEVREVKGRETYFAVTRTPGRATAAVLAEAVPAIIRDFAWPKSMRWGAASISTESLRWVRPLSGIVALLGEDLVECEVHGVTSGWVTLGHRFHHSGDITIGSAEDYAEKLRACQVIVDHEERADLVRAGARQVAREAGLALVEDEGLVAENAGLTEWPVPLLGRFDADYLDVPPEVIQLTARVNQKYFVCEQDGTLANAFVCTANIEAEDGGAAIVDGNRKVLAARLSDARFFWEQDRKVPLSEHAGKLERITFHEKLGTVADKVERVARLARWLVEEGIVTDASLPKGEGPGVGGTTSQTPNTHPQPLPSREGASLADLAEQAARLAKADLVTEMVGEFPELQGLMGGYYARAEGLPDEVADAIRDHYKPVGQDDEVPTAPVTVAVSLADKLDTLAGFFFIEDKPTGSKDPFALRRAVIGINSLIKDNSLRVSFSALAREAVKPFLWLKWITFVEPKFSGNQTPQATLRWLLKQRRLVEFEFTDTKNFRLTIGGEIVALSHGRQETARIIKPTSANVEGELLNFAVDRLKVQQREAGVRHDLVDAVFALGGEDDLVRLLARVKALQTYIETAEGADLLAAYKRAANILKKEDWQGLEAEIAETGEEDPLALVDDPDLKAVIDAKMAERNARTGLSYTPEPAEKALIDALDTAEPKAEAAIEAEDFEGAMAALASLRGPIDDFFEEVTVNAQDKDKRRARLALLARFRDAVHRVADFGRIEG, from the coding sequence GTGAGCGACTTCCTGCTCGAACTGCGATCCGAGGAAATCCCCGCGCGGATGCAGCCCGGTGCGCGCGCCGAGCTGGAAAAGCTGTTCCGGCGCGAAATGGACGCGGCGGGCATCGCGCCGGGCGAGATCACCGTCTGGTCCACCCCGCGCCGCCTCGTCCTGATCGTGCGCGATCTTCCCGGTTCGACCGAAGCCGTCAGCGAGGAACTGAAAGGCCCGCCCGTCGGCGCACCCGATCAGGCCGTCGACGGATTCGCCCGCAAGGCCGGCCTCGCCCGTGAAGAGCTGGAGGTGCGCGAAGTAAAGGGGCGCGAGACGTATTTCGCCGTCACCCGGACTCCGGGCCGCGCCACCGCCGCCGTGCTTGCCGAGGCGGTCCCCGCGATCATTCGCGATTTCGCGTGGCCGAAGTCGATGCGCTGGGGCGCCGCTTCCATCTCCACCGAATCGCTGCGCTGGGTTCGCCCGCTGTCCGGCATCGTCGCCCTGCTGGGCGAAGATCTGGTGGAGTGCGAGGTGCACGGCGTCACCAGCGGCTGGGTGACGCTGGGCCACCGCTTTCACCATAGCGGCGACATCACCATCGGCAGCGCCGAGGACTACGCCGAGAAGCTGCGCGCCTGCCAGGTCATCGTCGATCACGAGGAACGCGCGGACCTCGTCCGGGCGGGGGCGCGGCAGGTCGCGCGGGAGGCCGGGCTGGCTCTGGTCGAGGATGAGGGTCTGGTTGCCGAGAATGCCGGCCTCACCGAATGGCCGGTGCCGCTGCTGGGCCGCTTCGACGCGGACTATCTCGACGTTCCGCCGGAAGTCATCCAGCTCACCGCGCGGGTGAACCAGAAATATTTCGTCTGCGAACAGGACGGCACGCTCGCCAACGCCTTCGTCTGCACCGCCAATATCGAGGCGGAGGATGGCGGCGCGGCCATCGTCGACGGCAACCGCAAGGTGCTCGCCGCGCGGCTGTCGGATGCGCGGTTTTTCTGGGAGCAGGACCGCAAGGTGCCGCTGTCGGAACATGCCGGGAAGCTGGAGCGGATCACCTTTCACGAGAAGCTCGGCACCGTCGCCGACAAGGTTGAGCGGGTAGCCCGGCTGGCGCGGTGGCTGGTCGAGGAGGGGATCGTCACCGACGCTTCCCTCCCCAAGGGGGAGGGGCCGGGGGTGGGGGGTACCACCTCGCAGACGCCGAATACCCATCCCCAACCCCTTCCCTCGAGGGAAGGGGCTTCCCTGGCCGATCTCGCCGAACAGGCCGCACGGCTCGCCAAGGCCGATCTCGTCACCGAGATGGTAGGCGAATTTCCTGAATTACAAGGACTTATGGGCGGCTATTACGCCCGTGCCGAGGGACTGCCCGATGAGGTGGCCGACGCCATCCGCGATCATTACAAGCCGGTCGGGCAGGATGACGAGGTACCCACCGCGCCGGTGACGGTGGCGGTGAGTCTGGCGGACAAGCTGGATACGCTGGCAGGGTTCTTCTTCATAGAAGATAAGCCAACCGGATCGAAAGATCCGTTCGCTTTGAGGCGAGCAGTTATTGGCATAAATTCACTCATTAAAGATAACTCACTGAGGGTCTCATTCTCCGCACTCGCTCGTGAGGCGGTGAAACCGTTCCTATGGTTAAAGTGGATTACGTTCGTTGAACCGAAGTTTTCTGGCAATCAAACGCCGCAGGCGACACTCCGGTGGCTATTAAAGCAACGTCGGTTGGTTGAGTTTGAGTTCACCGACACGAAGAATTTTCGTTTGACGATAGGCGGTGAAATCGTGGCCTTATCACATGGTCGGCAGGAAACCGCGCGAATAATCAAACCCACCTCTGCAAACGTTGAGGGTGAACTTTTAAATTTTGCTGTCGACCGCCTCAAGGTCCAGCAGCGCGAGGCGGGGGTTCGGCACGATCTTGTCGATGCGGTGTTTGCTCTGGGTGGGGAGGACGATCTCGTCCGCCTGCTGGCAAGGGTGAAGGCATTGCAGACCTATATCGAAACCGCCGAAGGAGCCGACCTGCTCGCCGCCTACAAGCGTGCCGCCAACATCCTGAAGAAGGAAGACTGGCAGGGGCTCGAAGCGGAAATAGCGGAAACCGGTGAGGAGGATCCGCTCGCGCTGGTCGACGATCCGGACCTGAAGGCCGTAATCGATGCCAAGATGGCGGAGCGCAACGCCCGGACCGGTCTTTCCTACACGCCCGAACCGGCCGAAAAGGCGCTGATCGACGCGCTCGATACTGCCGAACCCAAGGCGGAGGCGGCGATCGAGGCCGAGGATTTCGAGGGCGCGATGGCCGCCCTCGCATCGCTTCGCGGGCCGATCGACGACTTTTTCGAGGAGGTCACGGTCAACGCGCAGGACAAGGACAAGCGGCGCGCGCGGCTTGCCCTGCTGGCCCGTTTTCGCGACGCGGTGCACCGTGTCGCGGATTTCGGCAGGATAGAGGGGTGA
- a CDS encoding glycine--tRNA ligase subunit alpha: MQRDPARSFQDMILALHDFWSAQGCLVLQPYDMRMGAGTFHTATTLRALGPRPWNAAFVQPCRRPTDGRYGENPNRLQHYYQYQVILKPSPPDIQELYLESLRVIGIDPLKHDIRFVEDDWESPTLGAWGLGWEVWCDGMEVTQFTYFQQMGGFDCKPVAGELTYGLERLAMYIQGVDNVYDLDFNGQGVRYGDVFLENERQMSKWNFEVARTDALFDLFTRAEAECRNALDHDVPIAAYEQAVEASHIFNLLQARGVISVQERASYMGRVRDLARGSCEKYAELMAPEWQRDFPEWRL, encoded by the coding sequence ATGCAACGCGATCCGGCCCGCAGTTTCCAGGACATGATCCTCGCGCTCCACGATTTCTGGAGCGCGCAGGGATGCCTTGTCCTGCAACCCTACGACATGCGGATGGGGGCTGGCACGTTCCACACCGCCACCACGCTGCGCGCGCTCGGCCCGCGCCCGTGGAACGCCGCCTTCGTCCAGCCCTGCCGCCGCCCGACCGACGGGCGCTATGGCGAGAACCCCAATCGCTTGCAGCATTACTACCAGTATCAGGTGATCCTGAAGCCATCGCCGCCCGACATCCAGGAACTCTATCTGGAATCGCTGCGGGTGATCGGGATCGATCCCCTGAAGCACGATATCCGCTTCGTCGAGGACGACTGGGAAAGCCCGACGCTGGGCGCGTGGGGGCTGGGCTGGGAGGTCTGGTGCGACGGGATGGAGGTGACGCAGTTCACCTATTTCCAGCAGATGGGCGGGTTCGACTGCAAGCCGGTTGCAGGAGAGCTGACCTACGGGCTGGAACGGTTGGCCATGTACATCCAGGGCGTCGACAACGTCTACGATCTCGATTTCAACGGGCAGGGTGTGCGCTACGGCGACGTCTTTCTCGAAAACGAGCGGCAGATGTCGAAGTGGAACTTCGAGGTGGCGCGGACCGATGCCCTGTTCGACCTGTTCACCCGGGCGGAGGCCGAATGTCGCAACGCGCTCGATCATGACGTACCCATCGCGGCCTACGAGCAGGCGGTCGAGGCCAGTCATATCTTCAACCTGCTCCAGGCGCGCGGCGTCATCAGCGTGCAGGAACGCGCCAGCTACATGGGCCGGGTGCGCGACCTGGCGCGCGGTTCGTGCGAGAAATACGCCGAACTGATGGCGCCCGAATGGCAGCGCGATTTTCCGGAGTGGCGGCTGTGA